A genomic window from Bdellovibrio sp. SKB1291214 includes:
- a CDS encoding clostripain-related cysteine peptidase — MNHLSRVLVLCALLFATSFASATQQVKEWNMLVFLNGNNNLDSFGAMNINQMEQVGSSDNVNILVQWASAKKSNVSRLLIQKDGDTNKVTSPVVQNMGEVDMGDWKELVKFVEWANQNYPAKKYFVVVWDHGGGWHLASIPGMKPMDISWDDNTGNNITTEQLGQAMAESAKILGHKVDVYSSDACLMGMVEVASEMSESVQYYLGSQDVEPGAGWPYANFLTKWEQNPTMTAAELVKVHAAEYLAAYNGGIYGNRRVTMSAYDLSKIGTYEESLKQLAQEITALDNATLAKVNRSAKNAKFFTYYDYRDVVDFLDLVGKNGITTPAMQTVRAAQNDFVIANSQNQDQKTWGVSIWLPSESSDYSGYIERYHGLKFNQRTQWADLVTKIQGK, encoded by the coding sequence ATGAACCACCTTTCTCGCGTTTTAGTTCTGTGCGCACTCTTGTTCGCGACGTCTTTCGCCTCTGCTACTCAACAAGTAAAAGAATGGAATATGTTGGTGTTCCTCAATGGGAATAACAATCTTGATTCATTCGGAGCGATGAACATCAATCAAATGGAGCAAGTCGGCTCCAGTGATAACGTCAATATCCTTGTTCAGTGGGCTTCTGCTAAAAAAAGCAACGTTTCTCGTCTTTTGATTCAGAAAGATGGCGATACAAACAAAGTCACATCACCGGTTGTGCAAAACATGGGTGAAGTGGATATGGGCGATTGGAAAGAATTGGTTAAGTTCGTTGAATGGGCAAACCAAAACTACCCTGCAAAAAAATACTTCGTCGTTGTGTGGGACCACGGCGGTGGTTGGCACTTGGCTTCGATCCCTGGCATGAAACCGATGGATATTTCTTGGGACGACAATACAGGTAACAACATCACAACTGAACAACTGGGTCAGGCGATGGCTGAATCCGCAAAAATCCTGGGCCATAAAGTGGACGTATACTCTTCTGATGCTTGCTTAATGGGTATGGTTGAAGTGGCGTCTGAAATGTCTGAATCGGTTCAATACTACTTGGGTTCACAAGATGTTGAACCAGGTGCAGGCTGGCCCTACGCAAACTTCCTGACAAAGTGGGAACAAAATCCAACGATGACTGCGGCTGAGTTAGTAAAAGTTCACGCAGCCGAATACCTAGCAGCCTATAATGGCGGTATTTATGGCAACCGTCGTGTGACGATGTCTGCCTACGATCTTTCAAAAATCGGCACCTACGAAGAATCTTTGAAACAACTCGCTCAAGAAATCACAGCTTTAGACAATGCAACGTTAGCGAAAGTAAATCGCTCTGCAAAAAATGCAAAATTCTTCACATACTATGACTACCGCGACGTCGTAGATTTCCTAGACCTAGTAGGTAAAAACGGCATCACAACACCTGCGATGCAAACAGTCCGCGCAGCTCAAAACGATTTCGTGATCGCAAACAGCCAAAACCAAGACCAAAAAACTTGGGGCGTCTCGATCTGGCTTCCATCTGAAAGCTCAGACTATTCAGGCTACATCGAACGCTACCACGGCCTAAAGTTCAACCAAAGAACTCAATGGGCAGACCTAGTCACAAAAATCCAAGGCAAATAA
- the lpdA gene encoding dihydrolipoyl dehydrogenase yields the protein MAQSFDVVVIGAGPGGYVAAIRSAQLGFKTAVIEREFLGGVCLNVGCIPSKAMITATHLLHKAQHNFKDMGLMIKGDINVDMKQLVKWKQSVSDKMSSGVGQLLKGYGVTHIKGDAEFKSSKEISVKSSAGTESITAKYFIVATGSRPIEIPGFKFDEKDICSSTGALAFDEIPKRVAVIGGGYIGLEISSYLRKLGTEVTVIEAMPSLLAGVVDPDCANIVVRKLDKAGVKIMYGAKAKSQKKAKDGYEVTVEINGKDEVVKCDKILVTVGRRPNGDQANLKAAGIAVDERGFVKVDAQRRTNVPNIFAIGDICGQPMLAHKASHEGVLVAEVISGANRVYDAKTVPAVVFTDPEIASAGMTEAEAKAKGHTELKIGKFPFGANGRAVSMMETEGFVKMIADAKTHVLLGVHIVGPEASNLISEAVLAIEMGARIEDLALSIHPHPTLGETIMECAEATLGHAIHIIQKPLKK from the coding sequence ATGGCACAATCTTTTGACGTAGTAGTAATTGGTGCGGGTCCTGGTGGTTATGTGGCTGCCATCCGTTCTGCTCAACTTGGTTTTAAAACTGCTGTTATCGAACGTGAATTCTTGGGTGGCGTGTGCTTGAACGTGGGTTGTATCCCATCTAAAGCGATGATCACGGCGACTCACCTTCTTCACAAAGCTCAACACAACTTCAAAGACATGGGCTTGATGATCAAGGGCGATATCAACGTTGATATGAAGCAACTTGTGAAGTGGAAACAATCCGTTTCTGACAAAATGTCGAGCGGTGTGGGTCAACTTCTTAAAGGTTACGGCGTAACTCACATTAAGGGCGACGCGGAATTCAAATCTTCTAAAGAAATCTCTGTTAAGTCATCTGCAGGTACTGAGTCTATCACGGCTAAGTACTTCATCGTTGCGACAGGTTCTCGTCCAATCGAAATCCCTGGTTTCAAATTCGACGAAAAAGACATCTGTTCATCAACGGGCGCATTGGCATTCGATGAAATTCCAAAACGTGTCGCCGTTATCGGTGGTGGCTATATCGGTCTAGAGATCTCTTCATACCTACGCAAACTAGGTACTGAAGTGACTGTGATCGAAGCAATGCCATCATTGCTTGCTGGTGTGGTTGATCCAGATTGCGCAAACATCGTTGTACGTAAGCTTGATAAAGCGGGCGTAAAAATCATGTACGGTGCAAAAGCTAAATCTCAGAAAAAAGCAAAAGACGGCTACGAAGTGACCGTTGAGATCAATGGTAAAGACGAAGTTGTTAAATGCGATAAGATCTTAGTAACTGTTGGACGTCGTCCAAACGGTGACCAAGCGAACTTGAAAGCTGCGGGTATCGCAGTTGACGAGCGTGGCTTTGTTAAAGTGGATGCTCAACGCAGAACAAACGTTCCAAACATCTTTGCTATCGGTGATATCTGTGGTCAGCCAATGCTTGCTCACAAAGCTTCACACGAAGGTGTGTTGGTTGCTGAAGTTATCTCTGGCGCAAACCGCGTTTACGACGCGAAAACAGTTCCAGCAGTTGTCTTCACAGATCCAGAAATCGCATCCGCAGGTATGACTGAAGCTGAAGCAAAAGCGAAAGGTCACACTGAGCTTAAGATCGGTAAATTCCCATTCGGTGCTAACGGCCGTGCTGTGAGCATGATGGAAACTGAAGGCTTCGTAAAAATGATCGCTGATGCGAAAACTCACGTATTGTTGGGTGTTCACATTGTGGGTCCTGAAGCTTCTAACTTGATCTCTGAAGCAGTTCTTGCGATCGAGATGGGTGCACGCATTGAAGACTTGGCTCTTTCAATCCACCCTCACCCAACATTGGGCGAGACGATCATGGAATGTGCTGAAGCGACTTTGGGGCACGCGATCCACATCATCCAAAAGCCACTTAAAAAGTAA
- a CDS encoding acetyl-CoA C-acetyltransferase, with product MKTKQMRPIAILAGSRTPFTKSQTTYVRTSNQELMTAVLQDLVNKTNIRGVRVGDVSTGAVMKNAADWNMTRESVLSSGLDPHTPGYDVQRACGTGLETAWQIGLKIAAGQIESGIAGGADTNSDIQGVLPHEFTWKMMDAQKEKSLMGRLSKFAKLNFNDIKPQFPKVVEPRTGLSMGQHTELMVKEWRVSQEEQDKLALASHQNAAKAWDAGFFKDLVFDFKGLKKDSLVRGDTTLEKLAKLKPAFDKTGTGTLTAGNSTALTDGASAVLLGSDDFAKKHNLPVLAYLTDAEVAAVDYVGGEGLLMAPTYAVARMLERNGLTLQDFDFYEIHEAFAGQVLCTLKAWESDEYCRTKLGLTKALGSIDRSKLNVNGGSLALGHPFAATGGRILASLAKMLSQKGSGRGLISICTAGGMGVTAIVER from the coding sequence ATGAAAACGAAACAGATGCGTCCGATTGCGATTCTAGCAGGTTCCAGAACTCCGTTTACAAAGTCTCAGACAACTTATGTCCGTACCTCCAACCAAGAGTTGATGACGGCTGTATTGCAAGACCTTGTTAATAAAACAAATATCAGAGGCGTTCGTGTAGGTGATGTTTCCACAGGGGCAGTTATGAAAAATGCTGCCGATTGGAATATGACTCGTGAAAGCGTTTTAAGCTCTGGTCTTGATCCGCACACTCCAGGTTATGATGTGCAAAGAGCTTGTGGGACGGGTCTTGAGACCGCTTGGCAGATCGGTTTGAAAATCGCTGCGGGACAAATTGAAAGCGGTATTGCTGGTGGTGCAGACACGAACAGCGATATCCAAGGTGTTTTGCCGCACGAATTCACTTGGAAAATGATGGACGCGCAAAAAGAGAAATCTTTGATGGGACGTCTAAGCAAGTTCGCGAAACTAAATTTTAACGACATCAAACCGCAGTTCCCGAAAGTGGTCGAGCCTCGCACTGGCCTATCAATGGGTCAGCATACAGAGTTGATGGTGAAGGAATGGCGTGTTTCTCAAGAGGAGCAAGACAAGCTTGCATTGGCCAGTCATCAAAACGCTGCGAAAGCATGGGATGCTGGATTCTTTAAAGATCTCGTTTTTGATTTCAAGGGGCTAAAAAAAGACAGCCTTGTTCGTGGCGATACGACTCTTGAAAAATTGGCTAAGCTTAAACCGGCGTTCGATAAAACAGGCACGGGAACGCTGACTGCAGGGAACAGCACTGCTTTGACAGACGGAGCCTCTGCCGTTCTTCTTGGAAGCGATGACTTTGCAAAGAAACATAATTTGCCTGTCCTTGCATATCTAACTGACGCTGAAGTTGCAGCTGTTGATTACGTCGGGGGCGAAGGTTTGTTGATGGCTCCCACATATGCTGTGGCTCGTATGCTTGAACGCAATGGACTGACTTTACAGGATTTTGACTTCTATGAAATCCATGAGGCCTTTGCAGGTCAGGTCCTTTGCACATTGAAAGCCTGGGAGTCCGATGAATACTGCCGCACTAAATTGGGTTTAACAAAAGCGTTGGGTTCAATTGATCGCAGCAAACTGAATGTGAACGGGGGCTCTTTGGCCCTTGGACATCCATTCGCCGCAACAGGTGGCCGTATCTTGGCTTCGTTGGCAAAAATGCTTTCGCAAAAAGGCAGCGGACGTGGACTTATCTCCATCTGTACAGCAGGTGGCATGGGTGTCACTGCTATCGTCGAAAGATAA
- a CDS encoding 2-oxo acid dehydrogenase subunit E2 encodes MATDVKLPELGEGVTEGELVKWLVQPGDSVKADQPIAEVLTDKATVEVPSPVAGTVKDLKFKPGQVVKVGSTMIALDAGGAAKSAAPAPAAAAPAPKAAAPQASAPAPAAGGGKAQDVKLPELGEGVTEGELVKWLVKSGDSVKADQAIAEVLTDKATVEVPTPVAGVVGELKFKAGDVVKVGSTMITLTGAASGGSATAAPAAPAPQASAPAAAAPAAKAAPVATSAASTANGIFPPVADSKVLATPATRRLARETGIDINALSGSGLAGRVTREDVLAAGGSAAAGSAAATAGAKAGATTGMTIPRPAYQGQAGAPEERVALIGIRKRIAENMQRSKQIIPHFTIMDEAKVDALVALRESLKDFAEKNGTKITYLPIVMKAMVATIREFPMFNASIDDAAGEIVYKKYFNIGFAADTPTGLVVPVIKNADQKTILEISKEIIDLSKRARDGKLKPDEMKGACITVTNIGSIGGTYATPVINHPEVAILGMYKIDEKPVIKDGQLKAIKTMNYTMTADHRLIDGALAARFLAAFIGRIENPGKLMVEML; translated from the coding sequence ATGGCAACTGATGTAAAACTGCCTGAACTTGGCGAAGGCGTCACTGAAGGTGAATTGGTTAAATGGTTGGTTCAACCTGGTGACTCTGTAAAAGCAGATCAACCTATCGCTGAAGTATTGACTGACAAAGCAACTGTAGAGGTTCCATCTCCAGTCGCTGGTACTGTAAAAGATTTGAAATTTAAACCGGGTCAAGTAGTTAAAGTTGGCTCGACGATGATCGCTCTTGATGCTGGCGGCGCAGCTAAGTCTGCCGCGCCTGCTCCGGCAGCGGCGGCTCCTGCTCCAAAAGCAGCAGCTCCTCAAGCATCCGCTCCAGCTCCTGCAGCTGGCGGTGGTAAAGCGCAAGACGTAAAACTTCCTGAGCTGGGAGAAGGCGTTACCGAAGGCGAACTAGTAAAATGGTTGGTTAAATCTGGTGACTCTGTAAAAGCGGATCAAGCGATCGCTGAAGTTCTAACTGACAAAGCCACTGTGGAAGTTCCGACTCCAGTAGCAGGCGTTGTTGGCGAGCTGAAATTCAAAGCCGGCGACGTTGTTAAGGTTGGATCTACTATGATCACTTTGACTGGCGCAGCTAGTGGCGGCTCAGCTACCGCAGCTCCAGCGGCTCCAGCTCCTCAAGCTTCTGCTCCGGCAGCAGCGGCCCCTGCAGCAAAAGCAGCTCCAGTAGCTACTTCTGCTGCTTCAACAGCTAACGGCATCTTCCCGCCTGTGGCTGATTCTAAAGTTCTTGCGACTCCGGCGACTCGCCGTCTTGCTCGCGAGACGGGTATTGATATCAACGCATTGTCTGGTTCTGGTCTTGCGGGTCGCGTAACTCGTGAAGACGTATTGGCAGCGGGTGGTTCCGCGGCAGCGGGCAGTGCCGCAGCGACGGCAGGCGCGAAGGCTGGAGCAACTACTGGCATGACTATTCCAAGACCAGCTTACCAAGGCCAAGCTGGTGCTCCTGAAGAGCGCGTAGCTCTAATCGGTATCCGCAAACGTATCGCTGAAAACATGCAGCGTTCAAAACAAATCATCCCTCACTTCACTATCATGGATGAAGCTAAGGTTGATGCTTTGGTTGCGCTTCGTGAGTCTTTGAAAGACTTCGCCGAGAAAAACGGAACTAAGATCACTTATCTTCCAATCGTCATGAAAGCGATGGTTGCGACGATCCGTGAATTCCCGATGTTCAACGCATCTATCGACGATGCTGCTGGTGAAATCGTTTACAAAAAATATTTCAACATCGGTTTCGCGGCTGACACTCCAACAGGTTTGGTTGTTCCAGTTATCAAAAATGCGGATCAAAAAACTATCTTGGAAATCTCTAAAGAGATCATCGACCTTTCTAAACGTGCTCGTGATGGCAAGTTGAAACCAGATGAAATGAAAGGCGCTTGCATCACTGTGACGAACATCGGTTCCATCGGTGGTACTTACGCGACTCCAGTGATCAACCACCCTGAAGTGGCGATCCTTGGTATGTACAAAATCGACGAAAAACCAGTTATCAAAGATGGCCAATTGAAAGCTATCAAAACGATGAACTACACAATGACTGCCGATCACCGTTTGATCGACGGCGCATTGGCTGCAAGATTCTTGGCGGCATTCATCGGCCGTATCGAGAATCCTGGTAAACTTATGGTGGAGATGCTGTAG
- a CDS encoding TetR/AcrR family transcriptional regulator — METKAQALEIAKNHLQLRGYNGFSFQDIADELGIRKASLHYYFASKEDLGLALIEDYIQSFQQWSEMHEDREPLEKIKKFIDMYNSFSQDGLKVCPGGVFCIDYNTLPAKLKKSVCQLQEQIQNWLTHVVTEGIKNKSLKTTLKPKETATLIHATTQGALQIGRMQNNTKAMKATSLALLTLLQK, encoded by the coding sequence ATGGAAACAAAAGCTCAGGCTCTTGAAATCGCCAAAAACCACCTTCAATTGCGAGGTTACAATGGCTTTAGCTTTCAGGACATCGCCGATGAACTTGGTATCCGCAAAGCGAGCCTTCATTACTATTTCGCTTCAAAGGAAGACTTAGGCTTGGCCTTGATTGAAGATTATATTCAGTCTTTTCAACAATGGTCCGAAATGCACGAAGATCGCGAGCCTCTGGAAAAAATCAAAAAGTTCATCGACATGTATAATAGCTTCTCCCAAGACGGCTTAAAAGTATGCCCAGGGGGAGTCTTTTGCATCGACTACAACACCCTGCCCGCGAAACTAAAAAAATCAGTCTGCCAACTCCAAGAGCAAATCCAAAACTGGCTAACCCACGTAGTCACCGAAGGCATTAAAAACAAATCCCTAAAAACCACACTAAAACCCAAAGAAACAGCGACCCTCATCCACGCCACAACTCAAGGCGCCCTACAAATCGGAAGAATGCAAAACAACACCAAAGCAATGAAAGCCACCTCACTAGCCCTGCTCACCCTACTACAAAAATAA